The Pangasianodon hypophthalmus isolate fPanHyp1 chromosome 13, fPanHyp1.pri, whole genome shotgun sequence genome includes a window with the following:
- the bcl2l12 gene encoding uncharacterized protein bcl2l12 isoform X1, translating to MPPTNSLRMSVEVAGPPSPSPSLIEVKEETLLVLKSFLRHALSIAPGDRPGRIGGEYHDPNKYSVLPKEKQRKDESGWDSLDEKISAAEEKKHGIKNLIKRRLRPRPSPARHAQKFTSPDQSQNGSVSGQGEAPTPLRRGASVSQGCAEDEKSSASDEEGERKTGEKKKKKNKLKLVELFKKKSLKKEDVRPPRPTSLRVKEEAEPAKPALSPTHPPEFYDGVAKTLGRIAQQTVKRKPQSKPEPVQPKGDNKEAIIQQLVHLLTAQGDAINEKIQANPQLRKSLNRMSYTSFARLLDSCANEAVDPPLPVAKSPTLRRVAITMEMTRRVVTATGVTHRVEGFAERYMENFAPWVKSQGGWESIVQMEVQEFD from the exons ATGCCGCCGACCAACAGCTTGC GGATGTCAGTGGAGGTGGCTGGTCCACCCTCTCCCAGTCCGTCCCTCATCGAGGTAAAAGAAGAGACGCTTTTGGTGTTAAAGAGTTTTCTCCGTCATGCTCTCTCCATCGCTCCTGGAGATCGACCGGGGAGAATCGGGGGCGAATATCACGACCCCAACAagtacag TGTGCTGCCGAAAGAGAAGCAGAGAAAAGATGAAAGCGGATGGGACTCTCTGGATGAGAAGATCAGTGCTGCAGAGGAGAAGAAACACGGCATCAAAAACCTGATAAAGAGACGTCTGAGGCCACGCCCCTCCCCTGCACGACACGCCCAGAAGTTCACCAgccctgaccaatcacagaacGGCTCTGTGTCCGGCCAGGGAGAAGCGCCTACTCCGCTGAGACGTGGAGCTTCGGTTTCACAGGGCTGTGCAGAG GATGAAAAATCCTCAGCGTCGGACGAGGAGGGCGAGCGGAAAACAGgcgaaaaaaagaaaaagaagaacaaactgAAGCTGGTGGagctttttaagaaaaaaagcctAAAGAAAGAGGACGTGCGACCTCCGAGGCCGACGTCACTTCGTGTGAAAGAGGAGGCGGAGCCAGCAAAACCCGCGCTGTCACCGA CGCACCCTCCTGAGTTCTACGATGGCGTGGCCAAGACGTTGGGCCGAATCGCTCAGCAAACTGTGAAGAGGAAACCACAGAGTAAACCCGAACCCGTCCAGCCCAAAG GAGACAATAAAGAAGCCATCATACAGCAGCTCGTCCACTTACTGACGGCGCAGGGAGACGCCATTAACGAGAAG attcaGGCTAATCCTCAGCTGCGTAAGTCGCTGAACCGAATGTCCTACACGTCCTTCGCCAGACTGCTCGACTCCTGCGCCAATGAAGCTGTAGACCCGCCCCTTCCTGTGGCCAAGAGCCCCACCCTGCGACGTGTGGCCATCACCATGGAGATGACCCGGCGGGTCGTCACGGCGACGGGGGTGACGCACCGTGTGGAGGGATTTGCTGAGCGCTACATGGAGAACTTCGCTCCCTGGGTGAAGAGTCAGGGAGGATGG gaAAGCATTGTGCAGATGGAGGTGCAGGAGTTCGACTAA
- the bcl2l12 gene encoding uncharacterized protein bcl2l12 isoform X2: MSVEVAGPPSPSPSLIEVKEETLLVLKSFLRHALSIAPGDRPGRIGGEYHDPNKYSVLPKEKQRKDESGWDSLDEKISAAEEKKHGIKNLIKRRLRPRPSPARHAQKFTSPDQSQNGSVSGQGEAPTPLRRGASVSQGCAEDEKSSASDEEGERKTGEKKKKKNKLKLVELFKKKSLKKEDVRPPRPTSLRVKEEAEPAKPALSPTHPPEFYDGVAKTLGRIAQQTVKRKPQSKPEPVQPKGDNKEAIIQQLVHLLTAQGDAINEKIQANPQLRKSLNRMSYTSFARLLDSCANEAVDPPLPVAKSPTLRRVAITMEMTRRVVTATGVTHRVEGFAERYMENFAPWVKSQGGWESIVQMEVQEFD, translated from the exons ATGTCAGTGGAGGTGGCTGGTCCACCCTCTCCCAGTCCGTCCCTCATCGAGGTAAAAGAAGAGACGCTTTTGGTGTTAAAGAGTTTTCTCCGTCATGCTCTCTCCATCGCTCCTGGAGATCGACCGGGGAGAATCGGGGGCGAATATCACGACCCCAACAagtacag TGTGCTGCCGAAAGAGAAGCAGAGAAAAGATGAAAGCGGATGGGACTCTCTGGATGAGAAGATCAGTGCTGCAGAGGAGAAGAAACACGGCATCAAAAACCTGATAAAGAGACGTCTGAGGCCACGCCCCTCCCCTGCACGACACGCCCAGAAGTTCACCAgccctgaccaatcacagaacGGCTCTGTGTCCGGCCAGGGAGAAGCGCCTACTCCGCTGAGACGTGGAGCTTCGGTTTCACAGGGCTGTGCAGAG GATGAAAAATCCTCAGCGTCGGACGAGGAGGGCGAGCGGAAAACAGgcgaaaaaaagaaaaagaagaacaaactgAAGCTGGTGGagctttttaagaaaaaaagcctAAAGAAAGAGGACGTGCGACCTCCGAGGCCGACGTCACTTCGTGTGAAAGAGGAGGCGGAGCCAGCAAAACCCGCGCTGTCACCGA CGCACCCTCCTGAGTTCTACGATGGCGTGGCCAAGACGTTGGGCCGAATCGCTCAGCAAACTGTGAAGAGGAAACCACAGAGTAAACCCGAACCCGTCCAGCCCAAAG GAGACAATAAAGAAGCCATCATACAGCAGCTCGTCCACTTACTGACGGCGCAGGGAGACGCCATTAACGAGAAG attcaGGCTAATCCTCAGCTGCGTAAGTCGCTGAACCGAATGTCCTACACGTCCTTCGCCAGACTGCTCGACTCCTGCGCCAATGAAGCTGTAGACCCGCCCCTTCCTGTGGCCAAGAGCCCCACCCTGCGACGTGTGGCCATCACCATGGAGATGACCCGGCGGGTCGTCACGGCGACGGGGGTGACGCACCGTGTGGAGGGATTTGCTGAGCGCTACATGGAGAACTTCGCTCCCTGGGTGAAGAGTCAGGGAGGATGG gaAAGCATTGTGCAGATGGAGGTGCAGGAGTTCGACTAA
- the LOC128319865 gene encoding sialidase-3-like: protein MGNRTSSDSSYTLNPASPKTPLFTNTIYRIPSLLYIKDDQTFLAFAEKRTSPADVDATVLVMRRGTKQNGAIQELTTASLEGYRTMNPCPVYEKNSKTVFLFFNCVFDKVTEQEQIHNRKNRARLCYVTSQDSGKSWSITTDLTESVIGKEIKKWATFSVGPGHGIQMCNGRLIIPAYVYYIVSCCTCCCICSSCCCSVKPYAFAFYSDDQGVTWHFGQRVSVESAECEMAEITDSNGKSYLYCNARSSKKSRVEARSQNGGGVETPDGCQGSVVSFAHDEKTWLLFSHITDKNERKDLGVYLNKSPFSANGWNKPSIINPGVSGYSDMTQCDSNDRFACLMERGTNKLEEIAFTEFSLNDIMKDQ from the exons ATGGGAAACCGCACATCGTCAGACTCCTCCTACACACTCAATCCAGCATCACCAAAAACACCTTTGTTCACAAATACAATATACAGAATCCCATCTCTACTCTACATTAAAGATGACCAAACCTTTCTTGCTTTTGCTGAGAAACGAACCTCACCAGCTGATGTTGACGCCACTGTGCTGGTCATGAGGAGGGGAACAAAGCAGAATGGGGCCATTCAG GAGCTTACAACAGCAAGTTTGGAGGGATATCGCACCATGAACCCGTGTCCAGTCTATGAGAAAAACTCTAAGactgtctttctgttctttaacTGTGTGTTTGATAAGGTCACTGAGCAAGAGCAGATTCACAACCGTAAGAACAGGGCTCGGTTATGTTACGTTACTAGCCAGGACAGCGGGAAGAGTTGGAGCATCACAACAGACTTGACGGAAAGCGTGATTGGAAAGGAGATTAAAAAGTGGGCCACATTCAGTGTCGGACCTGGGCACGGCATTCAAATGTGTAATGGCAGACTTATCATTCCTGcgtatgtttattatattgttagTTGTTGTACttgttgttgtatttgttcTAGTTGTTGTTGCTCTGTAAAACCCTACGCTTTTGCGTTCTACAGTGACGATCAGGGGGTAACGTGGCACTTTGGACAAAGAGTAAGTGTTGAGTCTGCCGAGTGTGAGATGGCAGAGATCACTGACAGCAATGGCAAAAGTTACTTATACTGCAATGCCAGAAGCTCTAAGAAATCTAGAGTTGAGGCTAGGAGTCAGAACGGTGGAGGGGTAGAAACCCCTGATGGCTGTCAGGGTAGTGTGGTGAGCTTTGCACATGACGAGAAGACTTGGCTCCTTTTTTCCCATATAACTGACAAAAACGAGAGAAAGGATCTTGGGGTTTATTTGAATAAGTCTCCTTTTAGTGCCAATGGTTGGAATAAACCGAGCATCATCAATCCTGGCGTCAGCGGATACTCAGATATGACTCAGTGCGACAGCAATGATCGCTTTGCTTGCCTTATGGAACGTGGGACAAACAAACTTGAAGAAATAGCATTTACGGAGTTTTCTCTCAATGATATCATGAAAGATCAGTAG